A genomic window from Nicotiana sylvestris chromosome 11, ASM39365v2, whole genome shotgun sequence includes:
- the LOC104242469 gene encoding F-box protein At5g03100-like isoform X2, with protein sequence MDRLSELPERILVHILSFVNMRDLVRTAILSKHWRHLWSTVPNLDFSDDDFYPYQNYVDFVNRTLLSRGTSKIRRLKIGLFLNASYCKDYDGWILYAAKNNVEELFLEFNQDCCYWFPPQCVYRNSSLKILSLWSCKFISDVQISWNLLTKLTLRFSVLRNQDVHKIMVGAPKLEFLDLDSCWGYDDLNIDSPSLRTLIVCEWESVEFELGPIMTISAPNVQTLRLSGFLYRKCILMNVPSVVNATLNFRPHTGFSAEKKNLKGQQDNLMELIRSLKHVENLTLGAWCVEISTRKCVTLSIHMKEDDLLGTVNLLKGSPALQMLIIDMEYGPYEQPKGAELADSENFYTSIGANYLASQAKQVKCLLHHLKTVKITQFVAKTSVFPFLEFILKNGKVLENVVIIAKRFDANSPEYLLKVAQILLNLPRASSRAVIKLLN encoded by the exons ATGGATCGACTTAGTGAGCTGCCTGAACGGATACTGGTTCACATCCTCTCATTTGTGAACATGAGAGATCTTGTCAGAACAGCCATTCTCTCCAAACACTGGCGACACCTGTGGTCAACTGTCCCAAATCTTGATTTTAGTGATGATGATTTCTATCCCTATCAGAATTATGTGGACTTTGTGAATCGGACCTTGCTTTCTCGTGGCACTTCTAAGATCAGAAGACTTAAAATTGGTCTCTTTTTAAATGCTAGTTATTGTAAAGATTATGATGGATGGATTCTGTATGCTGCAAAGAATAATGTAGAAGAGCTCTTCTTAGAATTTAATCAAGACTGTTGCTACTGGTTCCCACCTCAGTGTGTGTATCGCAATTCTTCATTGAAGATATTGAGTTTGTGGAGCTGCAAGTTTATAAGTGATGTGCAAATATCCTGGAACTTGTTGACAAAGTTAACCCTCCGGTTCTCGGTGTTGAGGAATCAAGATGTTCATAAGATTATGGTGGGTGCTCCAAAACTGGAATTCCTTGACTTGGATTCTTGCTGGGGCTATGATGATCTGAATATTGATTCTCCTTCTTTAAGAACACTGATTGTATGTGAATGGGAATCAGTTGAGTTTGAACTTGGTCCCATCATGACAATTTCAGCGCCCAATGTTCAGACCCTGCGCCTATCAGGATTTCTTTATAGGAAGTGTATTTTGATGAATGTGCCGTCCGTTGTTAATGCCACCCTCAATTTTCGTCCGCACACTGGTTTTAGTGCTGAAAAGAAGAACTTAAAAGGGCAGCAGGACAACCTAATGGAGCTAATTAGGAGCCTTAAACATGTTGAGAACTTAACTTTGGGTGCTTGGTGCGTTGAG ATTTCAACTCGCAAATGTGTCACGTTAAGTATACATATGAAAGAAGATGATCTTTTGGGAACAGTTAACCTGCTAAAAGGTTCACCAGCTCTGCAGATGCTAATAATAGACATGGAATATGGACCCTATGAACAG CCAAAAGGCGCGGAGTTGGCAGATTCAGAAAATTTCTACACTTCTATTGGTGCAAACTACTTAGCGTCACAAGCAAAGCAGGTTAAATGTTTGCTACACCATTTGAAGACAGTCAAGATTACCCAATTTGTGGCAAAAACTTCCGTGTTTCCATTTCTGGAGTTCATTTTGAAGAACGGGAAGGTACTAGAGAATGTAGTAATCATAGCAAAAAGGTTTGATGCAAATTCACCAGAGTACTTGCTAAAAGTTGCTCAAATATTACTAAATCTGCCTAGGGCTTCCTCCCGAGCAGTCATTAAGCTCCTCAACTGA
- the LOC104242469 gene encoding putative F-box protein At1g49610 isoform X1 — protein sequence MDRLSELPERILVHILSFVNMRDLVRTAILSKHWRHLWSTVPNLDFSDDDFYPYQNYVDFVNRTLLSRGTSKIRRLKIGLFLNASYCKDYDGWILYAAKNNVEELFLEFNQDCCYWFPPQCVYRNSSLKILSLWSCKFISDVQISWNLLTKLTLRFSVLRNQDVHKIMVGAPKLEFLDLDSCWGYDDLNIDSPSLRTLIVCEWESVEFELGPIMTISAPNVQTLRLSGFLYRKCILMNVPSVVNATLNFRPHTGFSAEKKNLKGQQDNLMELIRSLKHVENLTLGAWCVEILALREKKRIPSQISTRKCVTLSIHMKEDDLLGTVNLLKGSPALQMLIIDMEYGPYEQPKGAELADSENFYTSIGANYLASQAKQVKCLLHHLKTVKITQFVAKTSVFPFLEFILKNGKVLENVVIIAKRFDANSPEYLLKVAQILLNLPRASSRAVIKLLN from the exons ATGGATCGACTTAGTGAGCTGCCTGAACGGATACTGGTTCACATCCTCTCATTTGTGAACATGAGAGATCTTGTCAGAACAGCCATTCTCTCCAAACACTGGCGACACCTGTGGTCAACTGTCCCAAATCTTGATTTTAGTGATGATGATTTCTATCCCTATCAGAATTATGTGGACTTTGTGAATCGGACCTTGCTTTCTCGTGGCACTTCTAAGATCAGAAGACTTAAAATTGGTCTCTTTTTAAATGCTAGTTATTGTAAAGATTATGATGGATGGATTCTGTATGCTGCAAAGAATAATGTAGAAGAGCTCTTCTTAGAATTTAATCAAGACTGTTGCTACTGGTTCCCACCTCAGTGTGTGTATCGCAATTCTTCATTGAAGATATTGAGTTTGTGGAGCTGCAAGTTTATAAGTGATGTGCAAATATCCTGGAACTTGTTGACAAAGTTAACCCTCCGGTTCTCGGTGTTGAGGAATCAAGATGTTCATAAGATTATGGTGGGTGCTCCAAAACTGGAATTCCTTGACTTGGATTCTTGCTGGGGCTATGATGATCTGAATATTGATTCTCCTTCTTTAAGAACACTGATTGTATGTGAATGGGAATCAGTTGAGTTTGAACTTGGTCCCATCATGACAATTTCAGCGCCCAATGTTCAGACCCTGCGCCTATCAGGATTTCTTTATAGGAAGTGTATTTTGATGAATGTGCCGTCCGTTGTTAATGCCACCCTCAATTTTCGTCCGCACACTGGTTTTAGTGCTGAAAAGAAGAACTTAAAAGGGCAGCAGGACAACCTAATGGAGCTAATTAGGAGCCTTAAACATGTTGAGAACTTAACTTTGGGTGCTTGGTGCGTTGAG ATTCTAGCACTAAGGGAGAAGAAACGTATTCCTTCTCAGATTTCAACTCGCAAATGTGTCACGTTAAGTATACATATGAAAGAAGATGATCTTTTGGGAACAGTTAACCTGCTAAAAGGTTCACCAGCTCTGCAGATGCTAATAATAGACATGGAATATGGACCCTATGAACAG CCAAAAGGCGCGGAGTTGGCAGATTCAGAAAATTTCTACACTTCTATTGGTGCAAACTACTTAGCGTCACAAGCAAAGCAGGTTAAATGTTTGCTACACCATTTGAAGACAGTCAAGATTACCCAATTTGTGGCAAAAACTTCCGTGTTTCCATTTCTGGAGTTCATTTTGAAGAACGGGAAGGTACTAGAGAATGTAGTAATCATAGCAAAAAGGTTTGATGCAAATTCACCAGAGTACTTGCTAAAAGTTGCTCAAATATTACTAAATCTGCCTAGGGCTTCCTCCCGAGCAGTCATTAAGCTCCTCAACTGA
- the LOC104242470 gene encoding 5'-adenylylsulfate reductase-like 5 yields MMVSMRYIVILCYVFSAFGYVFSSYNTNTFLYDLRSQCPLRISFPPPLLVETDGESLDKALGSSQKDDVTAILFYASWCPFSTDVKSKFGALNSMFPRIRHVMVEQSKAMPSVFSRYGVHSFPAILIVNQTTRVWYHGRKDLQSLVNFYKRTTGLDPVIEVTEHQITYKADGHKAFQQWKGSSLRELLLSEPYLVLSVAFLLFRASLYFFPGLVAHVVALWVAYIPHLNMGIFGESRQLLGRVFHVIDLKRAWSKLKLSKTRNFHKGARNARVWASSLASVSLGETSSARVSSSGDS; encoded by the exons ATGATGGTGTCGATGAGATACATAGTAATATTGTGTTATGTATTTTCAGCTTTTGGATACGTATTTTCATCGTATAATACGAATACGTTTTTGTACGATCTGAGGTCTCAATGCCCTCTTCGGATCTCCTTTCCACCTCCTTTGCTTGTTGAG ACGGATGGAGAATCACTTGACAAGGCTCTAGGGTCCAGTCAGAAAGATGATGTTACTGCTATTTTGTTCTATGCCTCGTGGTGTCCTTTCTCGACAGATGTTAAATCAAAGTTTGGTGCTCTGAATTCCATGTTCCCGCGAATCAGACATGTGATGGTTGAGCAATCAAAAGCCATGCCTAG TGTCTTCTCCAGATATGGAGTTCACAGCTTTCCAGCAATATTGATTGTGAATCAGACAACGAGAGTGTGGTATCATGGCCGGAAAGATCTTCAGTCTCTTGTGAACTTCTACAAGAGGACTACAG GGCTTGATCCTGTGATAGAAGTGACTGAACATCAAATTACTTATAAGGCTGATGGTCACAAAGCTTTTCAGCAATGGAAAGGGTCCTCTTTAAGGGAATTGCTCTTGAGTGAACCTTACCTTGTACTGTCGGTTGCATTCCTATTGTTTAGGGCGTCCCTTTATTTCTTTCCTGGGTTGGTAGCTCATGTAGTAGCATTGTGGGTTGCATATATTCCTCATCTAAACATGGGAATCTTTGGAGAGTCAAGGCAGCTTTTGGGGCGCGTTTTCCACGTGATTGACCTCAAGAGGGCTTGGAGCAAGCTAAAGCTGAGCAAAACAAGAAACTTTCATAAAGGTGCTAGGAATGCTCGAGTTTGGGCTTCGTCTTTGGCATCTGTTTCGCTGGGAGAGACATCATCAGCAAGAGTGTCCTCCTCAGGAGACTCGTAA
- the LOC138881959 gene encoding uncharacterized mitochondrial protein AtMg00810-like, producing MSQPPGFKDPRHPDSVYLLKKALYGLKQAPRAWFDRFSLHLLYFGFKCSKADSSLFVMHCKRGTILLLLYVDDIIITGSHTALISEIIDELGKEFAMKDLGPLHLFLGIEVTYFTRGIHLNQSKYVAELLAKTSMTLAKPISTPLAQKHGLQEAVDNLVDTSLYRSVVGSLQYLTLIRPDIAYGMNLASQFMQSPNNTHYQAMKRTLRYVKGTTKYGLRIISQSPFMLYGFSDTDWGGCPMTRRSTTGYNVYLGENCISRTSKKQHTVARSSAKAEYRALALTSAKRTWITTFSMTLGFI from the coding sequence ATGAGTCAACCACCAGGTTTTAAAGATCCTAGACATCCTGACAGTGTGTATCTCCTAAAGAAAGCACTGTATGGTCTTAAACAGGCACCTAGAGCCTGGTTTGACAGGTTCAGTTTGCACCTGCTCTACTTTGGTTTTAAGTGCAGTAAAGCAGACTCCTCACTTTTTGTGATGCATTGTAAAAGAGGAACAATCCTGCTCCTtctgtatgttgatgatataattATCACTGGAAGTCATACTGCACTAATTTCAGAAATTATTGATGAACTAGGTAAGGAATTTGCTATGAAGGATCTTGGCCCTTTGCACTTATTCTTAGGGATTGAGGTCACTTACTTTACTAGAGGTATCCATCTGAATCAAAGTAAATATGTTGCAGAATTACTTGCCAAGACTAGCATGACACTTGCTAAGCCAATAAGCACACCTCTAGCACAGAAGCATGGTCTACAAGAAGCTGTAGATAATCTAGTTGATACCTCACTATACAGAAGTGTTGTTGGTAGTCTGCAGTATTTGACTCTCATAAGGCCAGACATAGCTTATGGAATGAATTTAGCAAGTCAATTCATGCAAAGCCCAAACAACACTCATTACCAAGCTATGAAGAGGACCCTTAGGTATGTGAAAGGCACGACTAAGTATGGTCTAAGAATCATATCTCAGTCACCATTCATGCTATATGGTTTCTCTGATACAGACTGGGGAGGGTGTCCTATGACTAGGAGATCAACTACAGGCTACAATGTCTACTTAGGAGAAAATTGCATATCTCGAACATCCAAGAAGCAACACACAGTGGCAAGGTCTAGTGCAAAAGCTGAGTATAGAGCACTAGCCTTGACATCAGCTAAAAGGACATGGATAACTACATTTTCAATGACATTGGGGTTCATTTAA